The following coding sequences are from one Roseofilum capinflatum BLCC-M114 window:
- a CDS encoding PEP/pyruvate-binding domain-containing protein: MTYILTAQNSKNPQDLGGKGAALAQLQALNLPIPEWFVVSPSAFYQSVTEGERLTTDTISQVIAVLHLNHKVKAELTQALKRLSPNGEPVAVRSSAVDEDGADYSFAGQLESFLFVPVEEVADRVVEVWRSGFGDRLLAYRQQHDLGNPKPPAVLIQRMVNAQVAGVAFGADPVTGQRGVTVISAVSGVGDALVSGEVDGQTYRIDRQGRVISAPEENPLLNLEILEQITHLVRQVGAHFSRPQDIEWAIENNQLYLLQARPITGLAKLPDPDGQLNLWDNSNISESYSGVTTPLTFSFARRAYEEVYRQFCLLMAVDKTVVENNDSTFNRMIGLIQGRVYYNLLSWYKVLSLLPGFQVNRRFMEQMMGVKEPISDEILESIGIQPSQNPTLSVKILDSLRLLQTVVGLGVNFLVLPAKIKDFYGRLTQVFGQKFKGLELQELRADELVAHYRDLERQLLRSWDAPLVNDFFAMIFYGLLQKLCQSWGKETSGSLQNDLISGEGGMISAEPAMRVKELARLVAKDEELIQVFCEGELGLILSELEKCPEVRQKYEAYLDKFGDRCLGELKLESPTLFDNPLLLLRSVGQLAKSGQTLDSTSVSGYLRQAAEAKVREKLGNFGLKRWLFDWVLYNARERVRDRENLRFERTRLFGHVRRIFVELGKRFVALDLLDDYRDIFYLEVTEILGFVEGTNTCTNLKGLVQLRKAEFAEYEQKGEIGDRFETRGIVYQGNSFQENQASLVDSDNPNTLQGLGCCPGIVEAQVRVITNPENAILEPGSILVAERTDPGWIMLFPAASGVLVERGSLLSHSAIVAREMGIPAIVSIPGVTRSLKDGDWVKMDGSTGRVERTTIA, translated from the coding sequence ATGACTTACATTCTCACGGCTCAAAACAGCAAAAATCCTCAAGATCTAGGAGGTAAAGGTGCTGCCCTAGCCCAATTGCAAGCTCTCAATTTGCCCATCCCTGAGTGGTTTGTGGTGTCACCCAGTGCGTTTTATCAGAGCGTAACCGAGGGAGAGAGGTTAACAACAGACACTATTTCCCAGGTTATTGCAGTATTGCACTTAAATCATAAAGTAAAAGCAGAATTAACACAAGCCCTAAAACGCCTCTCTCCAAATGGGGAACCGGTAGCCGTGCGCTCGTCTGCGGTAGATGAAGATGGGGCGGACTATTCCTTTGCGGGACAATTGGAGAGCTTCCTGTTTGTGCCGGTGGAGGAGGTAGCCGATCGCGTAGTAGAAGTTTGGCGCTCTGGATTCGGCGATCGCCTCTTAGCCTACCGTCAGCAACACGATCTCGGCAACCCCAAACCCCCAGCCGTCCTCATTCAGCGCATGGTCAATGCCCAAGTTGCCGGAGTCGCCTTTGGAGCCGATCCTGTCACCGGTCAACGGGGGGTTACGGTGATTAGCGCCGTATCCGGAGTTGGGGATGCTTTGGTTTCCGGGGAAGTGGATGGGCAAACTTACCGCATTGATCGCCAAGGAAGGGTAATTTCTGCCCCCGAAGAGAACCCCTTATTAAACCTAGAAATTTTAGAGCAAATTACCCATCTGGTTCGTCAAGTGGGAGCGCATTTTAGTCGCCCCCAGGATATAGAATGGGCAATAGAAAATAACCAACTTTATTTACTGCAAGCCAGACCAATCACCGGATTAGCCAAACTCCCCGATCCCGATGGTCAACTCAATCTTTGGGATAATAGCAACATTTCCGAAAGCTATAGCGGAGTCACCACCCCTTTAACCTTTTCTTTTGCTCGTCGTGCCTATGAGGAAGTTTACAGGCAATTTTGCCTGTTAATGGCAGTAGATAAAACAGTGGTAGAAAATAATGACTCAACCTTTAATCGTATGATTGGCTTGATTCAAGGGCGCGTTTACTATAATCTCCTTAGTTGGTACAAGGTTTTGTCTCTGTTGCCTGGCTTCCAAGTCAATCGCCGATTTATGGAACAGATGATGGGAGTCAAAGAGCCGATCTCTGATGAAATTTTAGAGTCTATTGGCATTCAACCGAGTCAAAATCCGACGCTCTCGGTGAAAATTCTGGATAGCTTGCGCTTGTTGCAGACAGTTGTGGGTTTAGGCGTTAACTTTCTTGTCTTACCCGCTAAGATTAAGGATTTTTATGGGCGATTAACGCAAGTTTTTGGTCAGAAGTTCAAGGGATTAGAATTACAGGAGTTACGCGCCGATGAATTGGTGGCCCATTACCGGGATTTGGAGCGGCAGTTACTCCGCAGTTGGGACGCGCCCCTGGTGAATGATTTCTTTGCTATGATTTTCTATGGTCTTTTGCAAAAGTTGTGCCAATCTTGGGGTAAGGAAACCTCTGGAAGTTTGCAAAATGATTTGATTAGCGGTGAAGGGGGGATGATTAGCGCGGAACCGGCGATGCGAGTGAAAGAATTAGCCCGGTTAGTTGCCAAAGATGAGGAATTAATTCAAGTTTTCTGTGAGGGGGAATTAGGGCTGATTTTGTCTGAGTTAGAAAAGTGCCCAGAGGTGAGGCAAAAATATGAAGCGTATTTAGACAAATTTGGCGATCGCTGTTTGGGAGAGCTGAAACTCGAAAGTCCCACCCTATTCGATAATCCTCTATTGCTGCTGCGATCGGTGGGTCAACTGGCGAAATCCGGTCAAACCCTAGATTCCACCTCGGTTTCGGGGTACTTACGCCAAGCAGCAGAGGCGAAAGTTCGGGAAAAATTGGGCAATTTTGGCTTAAAACGCTGGCTGTTTGATTGGGTGCTGTATAATGCCAGGGAGCGAGTGCGCGATCGCGAAAATCTGCGCTTTGAACGAACCCGCTTATTTGGCCATGTGCGCCGCATTTTTGTGGAACTGGGTAAGCGGTTTGTGGCGCTCGATCTGCTCGATGATTATCGCGATATCTTTTATCTGGAAGTGACCGAAATTTTAGGCTTTGTAGAAGGAACGAATACTTGCACCAATTTGAAAGGTTTGGTACAATTAAGAAAGGCCGAATTTGCGGAATATGAGCAAAAAGGGGAGATTGGCGATCGCTTTGAAACCCGTGGCATCGTCTACCAAGGCAACTCCTTCCAGGAAAACCAGGCTTCTCTAGTGGACTCAGATAACCCAAACACCTTACAAGGCTTGGGCTGTTGTCCCGGCATCGTCGAAGCTCAGGTGCGGGTGATTACCAATCCAGAAAACGCCATCCTCGAACCCGGCAGCATTCTCGTAGCCGAACGCACCGATCCCGGTTGGATCATGCTCTTCCCGGCTGCATCTGGCGTATTAGTTGAACGGGGAAGTTTGCTCTCCCATTCGGCCATTGTTGCCAGAGAAATGGGTATTCCCGCCATCGTTTCCATTCCCGGAGTTACCCGTTCCTTAAAAGATGGAGATTGGGTAAAAATGGATGGCAGTACGGGAAGAGTTGAGCGAACAACGATCGCTTAA